The Opitutales bacterium nucleotide sequence TCGCGATAAGAATCGAAGCAAAAAGCATCCCGATCCCCGCGATTAAGGGAGGATGCGCCAGCCAGCTCCAAAGGAAAAACAGGCCGGTCAATAGCTCGATCGCTGGATACCGGATGCTAAATTTAGCGTGACAACAGGCAGCCCTTCCTCGCAAGAGCACCCAACTCAGGATGGGTATGTTGTGGTACCACTTGATGGGTGTCCCGCAGCTTCCACAGCGTGACCCTGGTGTAACCACCGACAACCCAGCAGGAATGCGATAGATGCATACATTCAAAAAGCTTCCGACAATTGCACCCAAACCAAATGCTACCAGCGCGAAGAACCAGGGTGCTTCAGCCTGGATGAACTCAAAATTCTCGATCAGATTCATACCTTATAGTTGAGTAAAGCAGTCCGCATGACTGCTGCCGGAACATCGAACTGTGTCCAAATTTCCAGAGCACGCGCACCTTGATAGACCAACATGTCCAAACCATTAGCTACACGCATTCCCACTGCCTGAGCGGCTTGCATAGAAATCGTTACGGACGGATTATAGATCATGTCGAAGAGAACGGCGCTTTCATCAAAACATTCAAACGATAGAGGCAGCTCGTCTCCTTCTTTCAGACCCGACGCGGTAGCCTGAATGATCAATGCACCTTTAGGTAAACTTTGAGGAACAAAGCCGAACCGGAAACCACGTATCTCCGCATTTGGATACAGGGGCGCCATATCATCAACGAGCGCCTCCAATCGGCCTTGTGTCCGATTCCCCACCCAAAGTTCAGAACAGCCCCGCTCCAAGCACTGCACCGCAGCGGCACGCGCTGCCCCACCCGCTCCGAGGATTATGACAGGTTTCTCGTCTAGCCTGACTCCCAAATTCAAAGCAATCGCTCGCTCCATGCCGAAACCGTCTGTATTGTATCCTCGGTATCTATTAGGCTGCCAGGACAAGGTGTTGATCGCTCCCATGTGATCCACGGACTCCTCTCTCTCTGTCACTGCCTTAAGAGCCTCAACTTTGTGAGGAATAGTCAGGTTTACCCCTAAAAATCGATGCTGATGCAATAGCGCTAAAGCCTCGGCAAGATTTTCAACCGCGATTTCGAAACGCGTATAGGTCCAATCGTTGAATTCCGGATGCTCTTGAGCCATGTGCCTCAATGCCGCCTGATGCATGGCAGGGCTCAGACTATGATGAATTGGCTTGCCCAATACGGCCAACCATGTCCCAGGGCGATCCCAGGCTTTCAAATCTTCAATGGTGTAGACTTCAGACGTCATCCGCCCGAGCGTAGGCAGCTTCAAAAGTACTGACAAACCCCTTATACAGCTTCATCGATGCTTTATCCCCAGCCAATTCAAATTGCTGGACCAAATTGCGACAACAACGGCATAAAACCTCTCCAATGGGACATGGGTTTAGCGCGCGCTCATCTTCCACTCCCTGGGGTAACAACAGTTCTTCAATCAAGAGATCTCTACTTCGAAAAGCACCTCTTTCGAAAGGATCGATAAAGAAGACATCACCCTCTCCATAAGCACCCACTAAAAACCGACCCGGAGCGCCAACAGGCTCTAACTCAAGGCCGACACGCTGACCAACGAGCAAATACAAAATAGACAATGAGATCGGGATCCCCTTTCGACGCTCAATCACCCGGTGGATAAAGCTGTTTTCTGGGTTATAGAAATCCTCTGAATCTCCACGAAATCCATATTCGTGGAAGAAAATACGATTGAGCACCTGACAGCTCTGCCTCAACGACAATGGACTGACTGCAAGTTCATGATAACGGTGAGCGAGTTTATCCAGAAACTGACACACAGTAGTGGCGGAAGCATCGGGATAATGGGTCTGGCACAGCAGTATGGACCCGGTCTCCAGCTCATAAGCATAGCTCTCAATAAAGCTTCGAAATCGCGCATTGTAATCCAGAAAACCCAACTCCCTCATCCAGCGTTGTGCCGCATTCTGAATCATCGGATGCCCATCATCTTCAAGCCGCACTTGGAGGTAACTACGCGCCTCAGCCGGTGACTGCTTAAACATCTGAAGCAGGGTTTTACGTACAACCTGCGAACTGTCATCGAGCAATGAATCCACAGATTCCCATGACGGCATGGCTGATGATGGTGGCTGCATAGTCAAAAACAACGGATGGAATTCGAGTTTATCAATCCTTCAATGACATGGGTAATCACTTGATTGCATCCAGAGCTTCTAAGGCTCGATTACGTGATGCCTTGTGGTCCACAATGGGATGAGGATAAGTCTCTCCGAGTATCACCCCTGCATCCTTCAACGCGGATGCAGGTGCCTCCCACGGTTGATGAATATAGGGCGTTGATAGGTTCGCTAACTCCGGCACCCAACGCCGCACGTAGTCGCCCGCGGCATCGAACTTTGCTCCCTGAGTCATCGGATTGAAAATACGGAAATAAGGAGCCGCGTCGGCTCCACACCCCCCTGCCCACTGCCAGCCAAGGGTGTTACTCGCCAAGTCGGCGTCGACCAATGTATCCCAAAACCAACGCGCTCCTTCCTGCCAAGATATCAAGAGGTGCTTTACTAGAAAAGAAGCCACAATCATGCGTACCCGATTGTGCATCCAACCGGTAGACCACAACTCCCGCATACCCGCATCGACAATCGGATAGCCGGTTATGCCCCGTTTCCAAGCGCGGAGCGAAGCCACATCTTCGTTCCAGGGAAAGTCTGCGTATTTGTCGCGAAGAGGCGCTTCTGGAGTATGGGGGAAATGATACAAGATGTGATGAGCAAACTCGCGCCAGACTATTTCTTTCAAGTAGGTCTCATCAGAAATACCGCGGTCATGACACACTGCATCTGCTGCCTCCCAGACCTGTCTAGGCGAGATCATACCGAAGTGAAGGTAAGGTGACATCCGAGATGTGCCCCGTTCGAACGGATAGTCTCTTCGCTCTCCATAATTCCGTATACCCGAGTCCAGGAAGCGTTGGAGCTCCCCTTGTGCCGCCTCTTCACTGACCTCCCATCTGTCGTGGAAGCCCGCGTCCCAATTTATATTGGGCAAAAGCGCTAGCTCATCTAACTGAGTGCTCCCATCATCGGGCGCGGACAACCAAGACACCTCGTACTGGTCATATCTATGTGGCCGAGAAATTTTTCCGGAGGATACTTGGCGCCAAAATGGGGTAAAAACTTGATAGGGTCTGCCCTGACCCGTGCTCACTGTTTGAGGTTCGAACAGCAAGGCGTTATTAAACGAACGTGCTTCGACACCCCACTGTCCGATTAAGGTCTTCAGCTCGGTATCTCTTACAATTGCTTCCGGTTCATACCGCCGACTCCAAAAGACAGCCTCCGCGCCGGTACGAGTGACTAGATCTTTGAGGAGTTCTGCACTTTCACCCTGTCCTATCCAGAGTTCGGCACCCGATATTTTTTTGTTTAAGGATGCTAGAGCGTGATGAAGCCACCATCGTGTCGCACCGCCGGCTGCCCATGCACCTTCTCGAGCGGGATCCCATATAAATACTGGAATGAGTTGATAGCCGTGCTGGATCGCATGCGCAATCGCCCCATGATCGCTCAGTCGCAGGTCTTGGCGGAACCAAAGTATGGCTGTTTTCATCACAGATTCATAATCAGCTCGCACCTGGATGCAAATAGCACGTTAATCTCGACCTGACTGACGACATCGACAAATATGATAGTCAGGACTTACCGGGCAGATGAAAAAGAAGCTAATGATTGGATGGACAACGGTCTCGACCGAACGCGAGGCTGAGGAATTGGCTAATGGTCTTGTTCAAGAGGGCTTCGCTGCCTGCGTTCAAATTGACGGTCCGATCCGAAGTTTCTATCGCTGGAAGGGCGACATAAAGAGCAACATGGAGTATCGGCTCACCGTTAAGTTTCCAGGTGCGCACAATGATGCGATTACTAAATACTTTCAAAAGCATCATCCATACGAGACGCCAGCGTGGATCGCTTGTAAACCTAAGGATGTGCTCCCGGCTTACCACTTATGGGCACTCAAACAGACTGAAGTCTAGAGGCTCGAAAAGCCAGCGTGATTCACCCAGATCCAGGCAACATCTTTCAACCTCGAAGAAAGCGCCACATCATGAGGCCGCCCACAAATTGGAAAATAAGGTTAGGCATCCACACCAGCACTTCTCCGGGTATCGGCAGGGCTTCTTGTAGCACCCCCATAAAAGCGAGCCCGAAGTAATAGAGCAGAGACATCCCTAGCGCGATGGCTATATTTGTGTGCGACTCTTTACGACCCACACGAACTGCCAACGGTATTGCGATCAGCGTCAAACTAAGCGGCGCAAAGCTTTTGGCCACGTTCTCTTGAAATTGAGTTCGAATATCCGAGGCGTCCACCTCATCGCGCAAGCGGATGGGAGTGACTCGGCCTCTTTCGATTGCGTCAAGGCATTGGATGAGTTGCCTGCCAGTAAGGCGGCTCAGGCTTGAGGTGCGCTCTTGGCTATTGAGCACACGGTCTAGTGGTAATTCAATCGAGGTGGAGTTTACCATCAGCGTCTCTCTGTCCGTGGTACCGAAGTCTTCGAAGTCCCGCGCAAAACGTTTTAGCTGAGCTCTCTGTAATTCGACAACGATCGAGCCGCGTTCACGATCGTACTTCAACACCCCCTCCTCAGAGCGAATGGCCACATCTGTCCTCCCCTCCTCGTCGAGCTGCCAGACCCAAAAGTCTTCGAGTATGTCATCCTCACGATCTCCGACGTAAATAACCATTCCAGGGAAATCGCGAATAAACGCTTTGGGAGCGAAAAATCGAGTCGGTTGATCGCGCACAATTTCGCCAAGTAGCGTACGATACTGAGACTTTGCGGAAGGAGCATACTCGACGTTAACTAACAAACCGAACACGACACCCAGTGACACAAACACAATCACCGGTGCCAGGATCGTACCGTAGTTCATCCCTGCTGCACGTAACGCAACGATTTCCCGTGCGGCTGACATCCTTCCAAACACCAGTAATATTCCGGCAAGCAAACCGATCGGTAAGGCGTATGCCCCCACATAGGGTAGTAAGAGTCCCAACAGCCTGAAAAAAACCGATGTCTGAACCTGACCGGCCGCGACTAACTCCATGATATCACGCAAGGCGCTAGCAGAGAGCAGCAAGAACACCAGAAAACCCGTCGCTATCGCTGTCGCGACTACGACATCCCAAAAAATCTGGCGTTGAATCCGATACACAATTTAGGAGGGAATCTCCTCTTCTTCATCATGACCGCGCTTACCGATCATCCGTGCCACTACAATGGATCCCTCATAGAGCACATAGAGAAACCCTGTTAAGACTAAGAAAGTAAATGGCTCCGCACCGGGAGTGATCAACGCAGATACGATGAGCATGATGACAAACACGAGTCGACGGCTTTTTGTCAGTAACTGGACACTGATTATCCCGATGTAACTTAGGATAATGATCACCAAAGGAAATTGAAACAAAGCACCGACCCCAAGACATAGCCAAATCACTAGAGAGTAATACTCGGTAGCTGCCAGTAGGAGTTCAAAATCAAGCCAAGATGTCGCCAGTATCGCAAAATACAACCCAGGTGGCAGAATCAAAAAGTAGGTGATCAATACACCCATAATAAAAAGCAGGAAGGCGCTAATGCATGCTGGAGCCAACACCCGTAGTTCCTTCTTGGTCAATCCAGGCGCTACAAATTGCGACACGAAAAAAAGTATAAAAGGTAGGGCCAGCCCCAGTCCTCCCATAAAAACCATCTGAATGATTACCATGAATACTCCCAGTGGCTTATACATGATGGGATTCTGGAACTCCTCAAAACCATGCATTTTCTGAGCTGTCATGAGTGGCCATCCTAACACATCTGCAACGTTGGGAATAAAAAAGCCCATCACTCCCATTCCCAAAAGGAATGCGACTACCGACTTGAAAATCGTGCCCCGGAGATCCTCTAGGTGCTCGAGGAACGTCATCTCACCCTGCTCCCCGCGCCCGCGTCGATCCTGTCCTACTCCAAGCCCCTCCTCAATTGATGAAGCCACATCTTCAAAAGGATCAAATTCTGGGGCCTTTTCTTCCGGTTGGTAAGGCTGCGCTGCGGGTGGGTGCCCAACATGCTCATGATCTTGGTAATCATGAATCTGATTGCCTGCCTCATGATCAACAGAATCCTCATCCTCATACATGCCCGCATGATCCGCATCGAAATCGTAGTTCGGATCGTCTACGTCCGCAGATTCTTCTTCGATGAGATCAGCATGATCTGAATCAAAATCATAGGCTTCTCCCTCGTATGAGTCAGCCGGCGCATCTTCCTGTGTCTTCCCGTTTGTAGAATCGTTTGGTGGAGAGGCCTCTCCCTTCGATGGAATGGAACGCTCATCTTTCGGGGGCATGCCCTGACTTTCGGACTCGTCGCCTCCAGATTCATCTTCCGGCAATCTCTTTTCTTCGTCGCTCACAATTTATATCATGTCCAAAATGATAGATAAGACACTCAGGTAAACGATCCCTTCAACTCAAATGTTGCACTACCGTAAAAGGTCGGGTCTGAAACGAATCTGCTGTCAGAAAAACGTTGAGGTCTTATCGGAATAAAGCTGCTCTTGTAGACATGGAAAAACACGTCATCATCTGTATTGATGACGAGCCAGAAGTGCTCGATTCAGTCACGCGAACCTTGGCCCAGTTCGAGGACTTTTTCCCGATAGAAACTGCCGAATCCGCGAAGGATGCGCGGGATTTGGTAGAGTCGATCATCAAAGTGGGAAACCACCTTGCGCTGGTCGTCTGTGATCACTTGATGCCAGGAGAGACAGGCGTGGCACTGCTTTCAGATTTAGCACGAGACAGTCGATTGCCCCTCACGCGTAAGATCCTCCTGACGGGCCAAGCAAGCCATGAAGACACGATCGATGCGATCAACCAAGGGGGTATCGACTACTACGTAACCAAACCTTGGGATGCAGATACGCTCGTTGAGATCGTTTCCAAGCAGCTCGCCCACTTCTTTGTCAATTTAGGTCACCTACCTCCTTCTGGCATTACGGGACTCGATCCGTTTATTATCAGCGAAGCTATACGAGAAGGCTATTTGCTTGTAGATGGTTAGGGGAAATCGCCATAAAATCGAACCTGCTTTTCGAAAGAAACAGTCCTTATTTACTAACCAGTTTTTTGATAGACTCCTCAGTTACACCCAGGCTATCTGCAGCCTTTTTAAGGTCGCCATCACAGAGCTCCACCAGCGCTTTGACATACTCGTCTCGTTCAGCCAGAAGATAACGTTTTAAAGGGGTCAGGGACTCAGATTTCGTATCCTTATCTCCGTTTATGGGGAAATGATCTTGGGTGATGAATTCATCGGCCGTCCGACTCAGCACCGAGTCCAAGCAGACATTAAGCTCATCAAATCCGTTTGCCCATGGGAACTCCCGCAAATAGGTGCGTGCAGTATCATCCAACTGAGGAGTGACAGGCAGATCTCTCGCCTCCGCCAAATCATCCAACATCTTTTGAGCGATCAGCGGGATGTCCTCGGGGCATTCTGCTAAAGATGGAATTTTCAATTCCGTAGCTCCAAGAGTCATATATACGTTGGTCGAAATATCCCCTGCATCGTAGAGAGTATCTAATTCTGAGCGCAGACAGAAAATAAAGCGCACTTGCAGGCTATGTTGATCCAGAAAGCCACCCTCAGACTGTATCTGACGGATCGTCACACAGTCCTCGTCGGTGATTTTCTCAGCTTGGGCGAAGGCAACCATAATACCGGAGAAACCCTCCGACTTCAATTGTCCCGCCTGGGCCTCAAGCAAAGAAAAATCAAGATTGTGCTGATCAAACACAATGAGGGCTTCTGACAATTCACCGTCCAATCGATTGGCCTCAACGATATCCTCCGCTACCTGCTTAAACGGGCTGCCATCCTGGCCTACAAGCAACAGTCGAGACTTGAAGGCTTTTACCTGATTCAGCTTTTCTGCGAAACGTTTCGAGGCCTGAGACCTACCAGGAAATGCACTCAGTCGATGACCCGACACCATGAAGCTACCTCGTTTGCCTCGGATCGCTTCTTCAGGCGTCGCTTCGACCTTGATTTGACTCAACAAATCCGACGCACGCTTTAAGAAAGATATGGGTTTCAATGGTTTAGTAAAAAGCCCATCTATTTCCTCAGCAATCAGAGCTCTGATAGTCTGTTCTGCCAAAGAACACGACACGACCATGACCTTGCTGGCCGGCAAAACAGCATGGATGTCTCGAACGATCTCAATACCGCGCCTCTTTCCAAATTTATAGTCTAGGACGATGATAGATGGCTTTAACTCAGCTAATTTGGCTTTAAGGTCCCAATCGGTTGAGCCTACAGCTACGGTATAACTAGCCTGAGTAAAAATCTCCACCAAGAGATTACAGTAGTCTATATCCTCATCCAATATCAGCAAGCTTCGGTCCATAAGAAGATCTTTGTGACGGCAAATTGAAATCGGTTTCAATACCGAAATTCCAATCTATAGACTAACTGTGCCGCAGACGTGAGCCATATGCATAAAATAACGTAAAAATACTAAAGACCTTTATTTTCCAAATGACTGCCGTTAATAAAATAGCTTGTTTTTCAGGCCGTATAAACCTTCTCTTGGCATCATTACCCCACTCTCCTAGATGCCAACAAAGACCTCCTCTACACCTAAACTAGATACCCGCACCACTGCCCATCTTTTGGACGAAGACAGGCGCGTCATTAGCTACGTAATCACCGATCATGTAGGTAATATCATGGTCTCCGGCGGTGATTTACAAACCCTTGTTGAACTTCTCGTTCAACAGACGGCCGCGGTTGTAGATGAAATGGGCCAGGCCCTATTCGACAGCGATTCAAAATACTTCAGACTCCTTTCATCATATTATTCCGCGTTTTTTTTACGAAATGAAGGAACGCGTATCGGAATTATCGCGGACAACGAAGTAAACGCTGAAGACATTCTGAAACTCGTGGCCTGATTCGATAAACGGGGCTTTCTTCGGTTATCCTAAATCCGAAGGTTTCTGTTTTTACCAATTATGAAAGATCTCTGGGACGAACTCGCTAAAGACAACGGTTTCAAGGGCATCCAAGTCTCCGACACAAAGGGAAATGTGGTCGCTTCAAGGCTAGAGGCTCCAAATCTCCAAAATCAGGGAGATCGCCTAAATACGCTCGTCAGAAAACTAGAAAAGTCTGCGGAGAGTAATCTTTTTGTTCCCGATAGCGTCGAAATTGAATTTGAAAAAAATCAACTCATTGTGACTCGAGCGAATGGCTTTGCAGTTACTTTGGTCATATCTGGAAGTGGCTCAACTCAACAGAAAAAGCTACTCGAACGCATCATCCAGGAGATAAACACCCGCCCATCGTCTGAATGGCGTAAAGAACTCGAAAGTGGAAAGTCTTCAGAGGCATCAGACGCTCAAAAAGTTGAAACAAATGAAGCGGTAAAATCCGAAGTAGCTACCGATGCTATCAATGAGACGAATGAGCTCGAGGCGGAGGAGGCGTTGCCAGACCTCGAGATTGATCCCTCAATTGAACCAAGGCGTGCCAGCGAAACGGTTTCAGATGATGACCCCCTGGAGAATTTGAACATAGAGCCAAAGCAAAAAGCCATCCTCAAGATTCAGCAAAAAGCTTTGGTCGATGCCCGAGAACGCGCTCAAAAACAACTCCAGTTAAAGCAAAAAGAGTATTCTAATCTCGTCGAGAAAGCGCAAAAACGAAGCAGTGAGATCCAGGAAGAAGCAGCCCTTCCACGCGAAACTCTCAAAGAAAAAAGAGCGTCACTTGAGGCGCTCAAGCAGAACCGAGAGATATCAGGGACAGAGCTCGGAAAGCTAAATGTTAAAGTTTCAGAGTTAGAGTCTGAAAACACTGACGCCGAACGCCGCGCGAAGGCGGTGTCGGAGCAGGAGGCCCTCAAACTTAATGAGGCCAAAAAATCCCTGTTTGAAACATATGAAAAACAGAAAAGCTTCACCGATTCAAAGGTGTCTTCAGCGCGGCGAAATTCGGATAAAATCTCCGCTGATATCGACAGCCTAACTGAAAAGAAAAACCAACTGACTTCTAGCTTGGCGGCAGCTCCAGATCTGGCAGCTAAAAAGAAGGCAGAATGCTCACACCTTCACGAAGCTGAGATCAAGCAATTAGCCGATTCGCTTGAGGCTGAAGTTTCCGAACAATTGAAGGCAACGAAAGACGGCTTTCAGCACGACTTATCCACACTTACGGCTGTAATCGAAGCCAATGAAGAAAGTCTAGAGCAATTTTCGGCTAAGATCGATGAGTCGACGCAAGCCCTTGAGCAAGCACGTCAAAAGGCCGAGGCGACTACCAGTCGTATTCACGGTGAAATCAATGCATTACAAGATAGCCTGAAACAGGAGGAAATATCTAGGTTAGCAGATCTCGAAGAGATCGATAATGCATTCGTCCATGAGGAAGCAGGCTTGTCTGAAAAGCGGAAAAGCCTTCAAGACCTGATCGCG carries:
- a CDS encoding YjgP/YjgQ family permease, with the protein product MYRIQRQIFWDVVVATAIATGFLVFLLLSASALRDIMELVAAGQVQTSVFFRLLGLLLPYVGAYALPIGLLAGILLVFGRMSAAREIVALRAAGMNYGTILAPVIVFVSLGVVFGLLVNVEYAPSAKSQYRTLLGEIVRDQPTRFFAPKAFIRDFPGMVIYVGDREDDILEDFWVWQLDEEGRTDVAIRSEEGVLKYDRERGSIVVELQRAQLKRFARDFEDFGTTDRETLMVNSTSIELPLDRVLNSQERTSSLSRLTGRQLIQCLDAIERGRVTPIRLRDEVDASDIRTQFQENVAKSFAPLSLTLIAIPLAVRVGRKESHTNIAIALGMSLLYYFGLAFMGVLQEALPIPGEVLVWMPNLIFQFVGGLMMWRFLRG
- a CDS encoding response regulator — protein: MEKHVIICIDDEPEVLDSVTRTLAQFEDFFPIETAESAKDARDLVESIIKVGNHLALVVCDHLMPGETGVALLSDLARDSRLPLTRKILLTGQASHEDTIDAINQGGIDYYVTKPWDADTLVEIVSKQLAHFFVNLGHLPPSGITGLDPFIISEAIREGYLLVDG
- a CDS encoding twin-arginine translocase subunit TatC; its protein translation is MSDEEKRLPEDESGGDESESQGMPPKDERSIPSKGEASPPNDSTNGKTQEDAPADSYEGEAYDFDSDHADLIEEESADVDDPNYDFDADHAGMYEDEDSVDHEAGNQIHDYQDHEHVGHPPAAQPYQPEEKAPEFDPFEDVASSIEEGLGVGQDRRGRGEQGEMTFLEHLEDLRGTIFKSVVAFLLGMGVMGFFIPNVADVLGWPLMTAQKMHGFEEFQNPIMYKPLGVFMVIIQMVFMGGLGLALPFILFFVSQFVAPGLTKKELRVLAPACISAFLLFIMGVLITYFLILPPGLYFAILATSWLDFELLLAATEYYSLVIWLCLGVGALFQFPLVIIILSYIGIISVQLLTKSRRLVFVIMLIVSALITPGAEPFTFLVLTGFLYVLYEGSIVVARMIGKRGHDEEEEIPS
- a CDS encoding shikimate dehydrogenase, with the protein product MTSEVYTIEDLKAWDRPGTWLAVLGKPIHHSLSPAMHQAALRHMAQEHPEFNDWTYTRFEIAVENLAEALALLHQHRFLGVNLTIPHKVEALKAVTEREESVDHMGAINTLSWQPNRYRGYNTDGFGMERAIALNLGVRLDEKPVIILGAGGAARAAAVQCLERGCSELWVGNRTQGRLEALVDDMAPLYPNAEIRGFRFGFVPQSLPKGALIIQATASGLKEGDELPLSFECFDESAVLFDMIYNPSVTISMQAAQAVGMRVANGLDMLVYQGARALEIWTQFDVPAAVMRTALLNYKV
- a CDS encoding deoxyribodipyrimidine photo-lyase, whose translation is MKTAILWFRQDLRLSDHGAIAHAIQHGYQLIPVFIWDPAREGAWAAGGATRWWLHHALASLNKKISGAELWIGQGESAELLKDLVTRTGAEAVFWSRRYEPEAIVRDTELKTLIGQWGVEARSFNNALLFEPQTVSTGQGRPYQVFTPFWRQVSSGKISRPHRYDQYEVSWLSAPDDGSTQLDELALLPNINWDAGFHDRWEVSEEAAQGELQRFLDSGIRNYGERRDYPFERGTSRMSPYLHFGMISPRQVWEAADAVCHDRGISDETYLKEIVWREFAHHILYHFPHTPEAPLRDKYADFPWNEDVASLRAWKRGITGYPIVDAGMRELWSTGWMHNRVRMIVASFLVKHLLISWQEGARWFWDTLVDADLASNTLGWQWAGGCGADAAPYFRIFNPMTQGAKFDAAGDYVRRWVPELANLSTPYIHQPWEAPASALKDAGVILGETYPHPIVDHKASRNRALEALDAIK
- a CDS encoding response regulator; the encoded protein is MDRSLLILDEDIDYCNLLVEIFTQASYTVAVGSTDWDLKAKLAELKPSIIVLDYKFGKRRGIEIVRDIHAVLPASKVMVVSCSLAEQTIRALIAEEIDGLFTKPLKPISFLKRASDLLSQIKVEATPEEAIRGKRGSFMVSGHRLSAFPGRSQASKRFAEKLNQVKAFKSRLLLVGQDGSPFKQVAEDIVEANRLDGELSEALIVFDQHNLDFSLLEAQAGQLKSEGFSGIMVAFAQAEKITDEDCVTIRQIQSEGGFLDQHSLQVRFIFCLRSELDTLYDAGDISTNVYMTLGATELKIPSLAECPEDIPLIAQKMLDDLAEARDLPVTPQLDDTARTYLREFPWANGFDELNVCLDSVLSRTADEFITQDHFPINGDKDTKSESLTPLKRYLLAERDEYVKALVELCDGDLKKAADSLGVTEESIKKLVSK
- a CDS encoding divalent-cation tolerance protein CutA; its protein translation is MKKKLMIGWTTVSTEREAEELANGLVQEGFAACVQIDGPIRSFYRWKGDIKSNMEYRLTVKFPGAHNDAITKYFQKHHPYETPAWIACKPKDVLPAYHLWALKQTEV